The sequence GATAGTAATTACAAATTTACCTTGCTTTAAAATAGAGTTACCTTGTTTATCAAACCATTCTAAGGATTGACTTTTATTAAGTAATTCTTGAAGTCTAAAATCATTGTCAATTTTTAAATGATTGTTTTCCCATTCTGCATTACCAGACGCACCCTGTCCTAATACGGTTAGTTTTTGACTGATTTGTTCTGTCAAACTATGAGCAAAAATCAAACGAATTCCAATGATAAATACACCTAAAACTGAAGCTAAAATTAACAAATAGGATAAAAGTAAGCGATTACGAATATTTTGAAACACAAGATAAAAAAGATAACAATAATTAATCAAACAATTTTGTAGGTTTGGTTAAGGAACGGAACCCAAACTCATATCTTCATTGCCCATAATCATTTGTTGGGTTTCACTTTCTTTCAAGCAACCTACATTTATGCTTCAGCGAGTAGTATTGATAGCCATTAAACGATAACCCATTCCATAAACAGTTTCAATTAAAGTGTCGGGACTACCTGCCATTTTAAGCTTTTTTCGCAAATTGGTGATATGAGTTCTTACCGTTTCTTCTCCTGATAAATCATCAAAACTCCAAAGTTTGTCAATAATGGCTGAACGAGTTAAGACTTGATTTGGGTTTCTCAAAAAACATTCTAATATCATATACTCTTTCGGAGTTAAAGTTAGATAATTTCCGGCATAAGTCACTTCTTGACTATTAGGATCTAAGTGTAAATTACCATGAATAAGAATAGGCGTTTTAATATCAGAATACCTTCGATATAATGCCCGAATTCTAGCGGATAATTCTTCTAATTTAAAGGGTTTAACTAAATAATCATCTGCACCTGCATCGAGTCCTATTACTTTATCTTCTGTGGCATCTTTTGCCGTTAACATCAAGATCAAAGCTTGATATTTTACTTCTCTTAATCGTTTACAAAGAGAGATTCCATCCAATTTAGGCAACATCAAATCTAATAAAATTAAATCATATTGTGTCGCTTGTGTGTATTCCCATCCTTCTATTCCATCTTTGGCTAAATCGACCGAGTGATATTGATAGCTTAAATCTTTAGCCAAAGGGTTAGCAATACGATGGTCATCTTCAACGATTAGAATTTTCATATTCGTTTTTTCTGCTTAAAACTTAAGTAAATAACCAGACTAATAATGATAGAAATAAAAAGCATACTGGTTCCAATAGTGCCATAACCAAAGCCTCCATTTTTAGTAGGTTGAGATAGTAAATCACCGATTGATGCGCCAAAGGGACGAGTCAATATATAAGCTGACCAGAATGCTAAAACTGCATTCATTTTAAAGTAATAATAACCGATTGTTATTATAGCAATTGTTGACCCAAATACTAAAGCTGATTGTGCATAATCTAACCCTGAAGTTTCTGCTAAATAATCTCCTGTTGAAGTACCCAAGGCAAATGTAAATAAAATAGCTACCCAGTAGAAAAGTTCTCTTTTAACTGTGTTAATGGAGTGCATAGCTAATGTCTTTTCGCTGAAATACCAAAATACAAAAACTGCCAATAAGCCTAAAATAAAAACGATGTTAGTTGTTACCAAACTAACACCAAAATTATCTACTAATCTATCAGTAATTAAGGTACCGACAATACTGATTAAAACAACCACAAGCCAGTAACTCAAAGGTACATAGCATTTAAGCCTAAACTGATTTAAAAGGGCAATGAGTAGCAAACCACCCATAATATAGGATGTAATATCTAAACCAAGGTTCATCGTAAATGCTAAAAAATCAGCCCCAGTTTCACCCACTGTAGTTGCCATAACTTTAATCATCCAGAAGTAAATTGTCACCTCTGGAACTCTGTTCAAAATCTTCTCCACAATATTCCTCTTTCCTGATTTTTCTGACGACTTCATCATGCAGACAAAAAATCAAGAACTTGGAAAGATATCCTTTACTTTAGATTAAGATGTTTATTAGAGAACTGAGAAGATGGTCAATTGCGATCGCTTATAACTAAGGAATAGAGCTAAATGTTAACGTTTATGATAAAGATAATGGTGATTTTGCTCGATAAAAGCCTATACTGGGATGTTAATGATATTGATGAGATGTTAATATTGGTTAAGATTAAAGAAAAACAAAGGATCGTTATTAACCACATTAAAGTCTTATGAGTGCTGTGATCGCTGTCGAAAAAGAAAAGTTAGAAACCCCTCCCTTAGATATTCATTATCTCGGCGATCGCGCTTTGCGTCAGCCAGCTAAACGTATTGCCAAAGTGGATGATTCTCTACGCCAGTTAGCCAAAGAAATGTTACAAACAATGTATAGTTCCAATGGTATCGGTTTAGCTGCGCCTCAAGTAGCAATTAATAAACAGTTAATTGTTATTGACTGTGAACCGGATAATTCTGCTAATATACCACTCATTTTAATTAATCCTAAAATCATTGGTTATTCTCAAGAGTTATGTGTGGTAGAAGAAGGTTGTTTAAGTATTCCTGGGGTTTATTTAGATGTTACTCGTCCTAAAACAATTGAAGTAACTTTTAAAGATGAACAAGGTAAACCTCGTAAACTACAAGCAACTGATTTATTAGCGCGAGTTATTCAACATGAAATGGATCACCTTAATGGGGTGATGTTTGTTGATCGGGTTGACAATGGGTTAGCATTAAATGAAGCCTTACAGAAACAAGGGTTTTCAGTGCAAGCAGTCAAACCTGTTAAATAATGTAAATTAATGATATTTATTGTCCATCAGGAGTAATTTTTGTGACCCCAAAAAGCGGTGTATTATTGTTAGGATCTTGTATTGCTGCGATCGCAGGTGTGGGTTCAGTTTTTGAACTATCTTCAGGAACTCCTGAGTTGGGAAGTCTCCCGACTAGCATTATTTTAACTGTTAGTATTCCCTTAACGATTGTTTTCTTTTGGTTAGCTGTACAAGATACAAGAGCTAATATGAAATAATCAATAAATAGAGAGTCAATCTGTTGAATAGTTATTAATAATATGACATATTTTCACATTATTTAGACTCTCTATTATTTACTGATAACTGATAAGTACCTAATCAAAATTGATTGCACAGCCAGGGCGGGTTTATCTATTTTTTTTGTGAGAATCATGGATTTATGTAAAAAACCCGCCCCTACTACAAATTTTATGTAATTAATTTTGTCTATCTACTTAAACGATAACTGATAACTCTAAAAAAGGGGCAATAAAAAAATGACTGAAAAGGATAATCTTGATAAAATACAGGAACCGATAACAAATGCGCCCCCTGAAATTCGCCAAATTATTGAAGAAGTTTTACAATTAGAACAAGATAAAATCTCTGTTAAATCTCCTCGTAATATTAATGATGATATAGTTAAAATAATAAAAGAAATAATTCAATGAAACTTCTATCAATTAGATTATGTAATTTTCGTCAATTTTATGGAAAAACGCCAGAAATTAATTTAGCTTCTGGTCAGAGGAATACCACGATAATTCATGGTAATAATGGTGCAGGAAAAACCACATTATTAAATGCGTTTACCTGGGTATTGTACGAAAGATTTACTTCTGCTTTTATCTCCCCTAATCTCTTGATTAATAAACGATCTATTATGGTAGTAGAGATCGGAACATC is a genomic window of Aphanothece sacrum FPU1 containing:
- the def gene encoding peptide deformylase, with amino-acid sequence MSAVIAVEKEKLETPPLDIHYLGDRALRQPAKRIAKVDDSLRQLAKEMLQTMYSSNGIGLAAPQVAINKQLIVIDCEPDNSANIPLILINPKIIGYSQELCVVEEGCLSIPGVYLDVTRPKTIEVTFKDEQGKPRKLQATDLLARVIQHEMDHLNGVMFVDRVDNGLALNEALQKQGFSVQAVKPVK
- a CDS encoding COG4705 family protein yields the protein MEKILNRVPEVTIYFWMIKVMATTVGETGADFLAFTMNLGLDITSYIMGGLLLIALLNQFRLKCYVPLSYWLVVVLISIVGTLITDRLVDNFGVSLVTTNIVFILGLLAVFVFWYFSEKTLAMHSINTVKRELFYWVAILFTFALGTSTGDYLAETSGLDYAQSALVFGSTIAIITIGYYYFKMNAVLAFWSAYILTRPFGASIGDLLSQPTKNGGFGYGTIGTSMLFISIIISLVIYLSFKQKKRI
- a CDS encoding response regulator transcription factor, translating into MKILIVEDDHRIANPLAKDLSYQYHSVDLAKDGIEGWEYTQATQYDLILLDLMLPKLDGISLCKRLREVKYQALILMLTAKDATEDKVIGLDAGADDYLVKPFKLEELSARIRALYRRYSDIKTPILIHGNLHLDPNSQEVTYAGNYLTLTPKEYMILECFLRNPNQVLTRSAIIDKLWSFDDLSGEETVRTHITNLRKKLKMAGSPDTLIETVYGMGYRLMAINTTR